One part of the Pseudoalteromonas piscicida genome encodes these proteins:
- a CDS encoding YqcI/YcgG family protein — MTPEPELQESFIDFVNKQQFPCICGGNRAELAFNHVEVLGFGDLTSRHNNFSLITSLYSFVEKVDFDSMKSAAFVAIFEQSQHLDDSDFNKSVWRKLQELQNLVSQSTPRGPHSQSSDCSNNFHFNLDGEPLYITCLSPTSASRNRKFKYPAIVFNLMPQFEVPQSFRVVESHVETHRI; from the coding sequence ATGACACCAGAACCCGAGCTGCAAGAAAGTTTTATTGATTTCGTGAACAAGCAGCAATTTCCATGCATTTGTGGTGGTAATAGAGCCGAATTAGCGTTTAACCATGTTGAGGTTTTAGGTTTTGGCGATCTCACCTCAAGACACAACAACTTTAGTTTGATAACCAGTCTCTATTCTTTTGTCGAAAAGGTAGATTTTGACAGCATGAAAAGTGCCGCGTTTGTGGCGATTTTTGAGCAGAGCCAACACTTAGATGACAGCGACTTTAATAAGTCTGTTTGGCGTAAACTGCAGGAATTGCAAAACCTAGTTTCGCAGAGCACTCCTAGAGGGCCGCATTCTCAATCGTCAGATTGCAGCAATAATTTTCATTTTAATTTGGATGGCGAGCCGCTTTATATCACTTGTTTAAGCCCTACAAGCGCATCGAGAAACAGAAAGTTTAAGTACCCAGCGATTGTTTTTAACTTAATGCCTCAGTTTGAGGTCCCACAGAGTTTCCGTGTCGTCGAATCACACGTAGAAACCCACAGAATTTAA
- a CDS encoding DUF1801 domain-containing protein — MSNIAEQVISTYPPAAQAKIRALRSLVMQVASEQNFGAVIEAIKWGELSFSVKSGSPFRMAWKAKTPTNYHLYFHCQTKLVDTFRVLFSDELQFEGNRAIVLKLEEDMPTAQLYRCIAIAMDYKNLKNLPLLGQ, encoded by the coding sequence GTGTCAAACATAGCCGAACAAGTGATTAGTACCTACCCACCTGCTGCGCAAGCAAAAATCAGGGCACTGCGTAGTCTCGTTATGCAGGTTGCCAGTGAGCAAAACTTTGGCGCGGTGATTGAGGCAATAAAGTGGGGAGAGTTAAGCTTTAGTGTTAAATCGGGTAGCCCTTTCCGTATGGCTTGGAAAGCCAAAACGCCTACTAACTATCACCTTTATTTTCACTGCCAAACGAAGCTAGTTGATACATTTAGAGTACTATTTTCCGACGAGTTACAATTTGAAGGAAACCGAGCGATTGTCCTTAAACTAGAAGAAGACATGCCAACAGCACAACTTTACCGTTGTATTGCCATTGCAATGGACTATAAAAACCTCAAAAACTTACCTTTACTCGGGCAGTAA
- a CDS encoding LysE family translocator translates to MATILLPGPAVMLTINNSIQRGFAKSLAGICGVALGILIVAAVSASSLGVILANSVLAFTVVKFIGAAYLFYLGYKMWRTKGESKIGKSIAASTMKKCFLEGFFVSITNPKAVIFFMSIFPQFINVENAFMPQFMLLVFTFSLLVFMVHISYAVFSGLAKTKLSSPKSMTMMNKVSGGVFFGFGAGLVAAGK, encoded by the coding sequence TTGGCGACAATTTTATTACCAGGGCCTGCGGTGATGCTGACTATCAATAACTCAATTCAAAGAGGCTTTGCCAAGTCTTTAGCTGGTATTTGTGGTGTCGCGCTCGGGATTTTGATTGTCGCCGCGGTATCGGCATCAAGTTTAGGTGTGATTTTAGCCAATTCGGTGTTGGCATTTACGGTCGTTAAATTTATTGGCGCTGCATATCTTTTCTATTTAGGCTACAAAATGTGGCGAACTAAAGGTGAAAGTAAAATAGGCAAGTCTATTGCTGCAAGTACGATGAAAAAGTGCTTTTTAGAAGGCTTTTTTGTTTCGATCACCAATCCTAAGGCTGTTATTTTCTTTATGTCTATCTTTCCGCAATTTATCAATGTGGAAAATGCCTTTATGCCGCAATTTATGTTGCTGGTTTTTACCTTTAGCCTGCTGGTGTTTATGGTACATATTTCTTATGCGGTGTTTTCTGGCCTTGCTAAGACTAAATTGTCGTCACCGAAGAGTATGACAATGATGAACAAAGTGAGCGGTGGCGTGTTTTTTGGGTTTGGCGCCGGTTTAGTTGCCGCCGGTAAGTAG
- a CDS encoding glycoside hydrolase family 3 protein → MKTKITMLSLAMAIATLTGCSESPNKTSVDAARQVENWPALTPAIETDNNLEERVRSILAKMTLEQKIAQMIQPEIRNITVAEMREYGFGSYLNGGGAFPYNNKHATPADWVKLAEALYQASIDDSLDGSTIPTMWGTDAVHGHNNVIGATLFPHNIGLGAANNPDLIEKIAHITAKEVLATGIDWIFAPTVAVVRDDRWGRTYEGYSEHPDIVKAYSSAIVKGLQGDPKADFLGKNRVISTVKHFVGDGGTVDGDDQGDNIASEKALIALHAQGYVGGLEAGAQSVMASFNSWHGEKVHGSHYLLTQVLKERMNFDGFVVSDWNGHGQIEGCTNDSCTEAINAGIDIVMAPNDWKALYNNTLAQAKSGAIAQSRIDDAVSRILRVKLRAGLFEKPSPANRPLAGNSEIIGAESHRKVARQAVRESLVLLKNNDQLLPLKPNQHLLLAGDGADNIGKQSGGWSITWQGTNNTNADFPGGTSIYDGIKQQAEAAGGTVTLSTSGDFEDKPDVAIVVFGEDPYAEGHGDRATLEYKPSDKSDLALLKRFKQAGIPTVAVFISGRPMWVNPELNASDAFVAAWLPGSEGIGISDVLLADKNGQVKYDFTGKLSYSWPKTPTQIVNYQDKNYDPLLPYGFGLRYSDQNVLADNLPEQIQTQANLASGVDLLVRSINKPWQGHLYSSGENQLINANTHTLGGISYRTTDREVQEDAIELLFDGSRRSGFRLASESYFREDISPSVPTDSALTFKVQVDAAPDKPVWVAMSCEGEADANGSCTAKVDIAKQLQTIPLAKWQSLSIDLNCFTAQGMDFTKTVVPFELSTAGILEVTLSEIQISSEASPTLSCN, encoded by the coding sequence ATGAAAACGAAAATAACCATGCTAAGTCTTGCAATGGCTATCGCAACCTTAACAGGATGTAGCGAAAGCCCAAATAAAACCAGTGTTGATGCAGCTCGCCAAGTGGAAAACTGGCCAGCGCTGACTCCTGCTATCGAAACCGATAACAATCTAGAAGAAAGAGTTCGGTCGATACTCGCTAAGATGACCCTAGAGCAAAAAATTGCGCAGATGATCCAGCCTGAGATTCGAAATATTACCGTCGCAGAAATGCGAGAGTACGGATTCGGCTCATATCTCAATGGCGGCGGCGCATTTCCTTACAACAACAAACATGCAACGCCTGCAGATTGGGTCAAACTTGCCGAAGCGCTTTATCAGGCATCGATTGACGATAGCCTAGATGGCAGCACAATTCCTACCATGTGGGGAACGGATGCGGTTCATGGCCACAATAACGTCATTGGCGCTACGCTATTTCCACATAACATTGGCCTTGGCGCGGCAAATAATCCAGATCTCATCGAGAAAATCGCCCACATTACCGCAAAAGAAGTGTTAGCCACCGGAATTGATTGGATCTTTGCCCCTACGGTCGCGGTGGTACGTGATGATCGCTGGGGACGCACCTATGAAGGGTACTCTGAGCATCCCGACATCGTAAAAGCGTATTCCAGCGCTATTGTTAAAGGCTTACAGGGCGACCCTAAGGCGGACTTTCTTGGTAAGAACCGCGTGATCAGCACAGTAAAGCATTTTGTTGGCGATGGTGGTACGGTTGATGGCGACGACCAAGGCGACAATATCGCCTCTGAAAAAGCATTAATTGCACTTCACGCTCAAGGCTACGTAGGTGGACTTGAAGCCGGAGCACAATCGGTGATGGCATCGTTTAACAGTTGGCATGGCGAAAAGGTGCATGGCAGCCATTATTTGCTTACCCAAGTGCTCAAAGAGCGAATGAATTTTGATGGTTTTGTGGTGAGCGACTGGAATGGTCACGGCCAAATAGAAGGTTGTACGAACGACAGCTGCACAGAGGCCATCAATGCCGGCATTGATATTGTCATGGCCCCGAACGACTGGAAAGCCTTGTACAACAATACGCTAGCGCAAGCAAAAAGCGGTGCTATCGCGCAGTCTCGCATTGATGATGCAGTAAGTCGTATTTTAAGAGTTAAACTCCGTGCGGGACTTTTTGAAAAACCAAGTCCTGCAAATCGTCCATTGGCTGGCAACTCAGAAATCATTGGCGCAGAGTCGCACCGTAAAGTCGCGCGCCAAGCCGTACGTGAGTCACTGGTTTTACTCAAAAACAACGATCAGCTATTACCACTGAAACCGAACCAACATCTTTTGTTAGCAGGCGATGGTGCCGACAATATCGGCAAACAATCGGGCGGTTGGAGTATTACTTGGCAAGGTACCAACAACACCAATGCTGACTTCCCGGGCGGTACTTCTATTTATGATGGTATAAAGCAGCAAGCAGAAGCGGCTGGTGGCACCGTCACATTAAGTACTAGCGGTGATTTCGAAGATAAGCCTGACGTTGCTATTGTGGTATTTGGCGAAGATCCCTATGCAGAAGGCCACGGTGATAGAGCAACACTTGAATACAAGCCGTCTGATAAATCTGATCTTGCATTACTCAAACGCTTTAAACAAGCAGGAATTCCTACGGTGGCGGTGTTTATCAGTGGTCGCCCAATGTGGGTAAACCCTGAACTCAACGCATCAGATGCATTTGTGGCGGCATGGTTACCGGGATCTGAAGGAATTGGGATCAGTGACGTATTACTCGCCGACAAAAACGGTCAAGTTAAGTATGATTTTACTGGCAAGCTTAGCTACTCTTGGCCAAAAACGCCGACACAAATCGTAAATTACCAGGATAAAAATTACGACCCACTTTTACCTTATGGTTTTGGCTTACGTTATTCAGACCAAAATGTACTCGCAGATAATTTACCAGAGCAAATACAAACTCAGGCAAATCTCGCCAGCGGTGTAGACTTACTGGTAAGGTCGATCAATAAACCTTGGCAAGGTCATTTATACAGCAGTGGCGAAAATCAACTGATAAATGCCAACACCCATACGCTTGGTGGTATTAGCTACCGCACAACGGACAGAGAAGTACAAGAAGATGCCATTGAGCTACTTTTTGACGGTAGTCGACGCAGCGGCTTTAGACTCGCCAGTGAAAGCTATTTTAGGGAAGACATCAGCCCAAGTGTTCCAACCGACAGCGCCCTTACCTTTAAAGTACAAGTTGATGCTGCGCCAGATAAACCGGTTTGGGTAGCGATGAGTTGTGAAGGCGAAGCGGATGCAAACGGCTCATGCACCGCAAAGGTCGATATTGCTAAGCAACTTCAAACGATCCCTTTAGCCAAGTGGCAATCACTAAGCATTGACCTCAATTGCTTTACAGCCCAAGGCATGGACTTCACTAAAACCGTTGTCCCTTTCGAGCTTTCAACCGCCGGGATACTGGAGGTAACACTGTCTGAGATACAGATCTCTTCAGAAGCATCACCAACACTAAGCTGCAATTAG
- a CDS encoding glycoside hydrolase family 16 protein, with translation MKIAARKLTRLCTAISVAIIAGCGGSAETETNYKSVDTTTPVSDWTLVWSDEFDRDAIDTSKWTHEVNCDGGGNNEKQCYTDSEQNAFIADGMLNIVATPAQAGAQLPYTSARLNTKYKAGFKYGRFEMRAKLPSGQGSWPAFWMLPTDEIYGGWPKSGEIDIMEAVNLKVANEDGSVESNVHGTLHYGRDWPNNVHTGKAYALPDGVNPADDFHTYAVEWQEGEIRWYVDGYLYATQRQSEVRYNSKQEAVGLKHRGWFAEYYEQGSGELVTHWDSAPFDQQFHLILNLAVGGDWPENVNNKGIDSDAFVNGQSFVVDYVRVYECGSNPETGKGCETVRPGYDDLEDALVEGEAPIPSPPSSGIAKNLTIFDDNFNANWPAWDCCGGSMPALVADESRGNVVEFVVGETPTVNGFTSRAEFITDPSGKASPFDATSMLEAGYIRFDMQVTQMPSDPSAAWKFKVESQGASSAAELDLFASVEGQSPAAGSWQTYTFPLQQLADAGLDVSAIDVVMIFPAWGAGNGAIYRVDKVEIAQDTNLPSLTLFENAINAEWPLWDCCGGSTPTEVSDDATHGIVAEFTIGDTPTVMGFSSRTEVGGAGKPFDATAILAGGVVQFEMKVMSLPSTPDAPWLLKIESDNAASAVELPLSESQEGVAPQAGEWQTYTFSIEALAQAGLDPSAIDVVMIFPAWGSGSGAVYRVDNAKIFHPNGGKASGGLSLFKDQAAEQWSIWDCCGGSTPTIEVDEDAAHGQVAQFVIGATPTVMGFLADDDVYYDASHLLETGVVKFDMKVTSTPANIDAQWLFKIESNDASAAVELALNQSAEGKAPEVGKWQTYTFPLQALYDAGLDISAIDVLIVFPSWGMGEGAVYRIDNVEIVSQ, from the coding sequence ATGAAAATTGCAGCAAGAAAATTAACAAGGCTATGTACCGCAATCTCTGTGGCTATCATAGCGGGATGTGGCGGAAGCGCCGAGACAGAAACTAATTATAAATCCGTTGATACCACAACGCCGGTTTCAGACTGGACGCTAGTGTGGAGCGATGAATTTGATAGAGATGCGATAGACACATCTAAGTGGACGCACGAGGTAAATTGCGACGGCGGTGGCAACAATGAAAAACAGTGTTACACCGACAGTGAACAGAACGCGTTTATTGCCGATGGCATGCTGAATATTGTCGCTACCCCTGCGCAAGCAGGCGCACAACTGCCGTATACCTCGGCAAGATTGAACACCAAATATAAAGCTGGTTTTAAGTATGGCAGATTCGAAATGCGGGCCAAGCTACCAAGCGGGCAAGGCAGCTGGCCGGCGTTTTGGATGTTGCCTACGGATGAGATTTACGGTGGCTGGCCCAAGTCTGGTGAAATAGACATCATGGAAGCGGTAAACCTCAAGGTCGCTAATGAAGACGGGTCGGTTGAATCTAACGTGCATGGCACGCTTCATTACGGCCGTGATTGGCCTAATAATGTTCACACCGGTAAAGCATACGCCTTACCTGATGGTGTAAATCCAGCCGATGACTTCCATACCTATGCTGTGGAGTGGCAAGAGGGTGAGATCCGTTGGTACGTTGATGGTTATCTCTATGCCACGCAACGTCAATCGGAGGTTCGTTACAACTCAAAGCAAGAAGCGGTTGGTTTAAAACACCGTGGATGGTTTGCTGAATACTACGAGCAAGGCTCTGGTGAGCTGGTTACTCATTGGGATAGTGCGCCTTTTGATCAGCAGTTTCACCTTATCTTAAACCTTGCCGTTGGCGGTGATTGGCCAGAAAACGTTAATAATAAAGGTATCGACTCGGACGCCTTTGTGAACGGACAATCGTTTGTGGTTGACTATGTCAGAGTGTATGAATGCGGCTCTAATCCTGAAACGGGCAAAGGATGTGAAACGGTGCGCCCAGGCTACGACGACCTTGAGGATGCGTTAGTCGAAGGCGAAGCACCTATTCCGTCGCCACCTTCTTCGGGTATCGCTAAAAACCTAACCATCTTTGATGATAATTTTAACGCTAACTGGCCTGCTTGGGATTGTTGTGGTGGCTCTATGCCTGCATTGGTTGCAGACGAAAGCCGTGGCAATGTTGTTGAGTTTGTAGTCGGTGAGACGCCAACCGTAAATGGCTTTACCAGCCGTGCCGAATTTATCACAGATCCAAGCGGTAAAGCCTCGCCATTTGATGCAACGAGTATGCTAGAAGCGGGCTATATTCGGTTCGATATGCAAGTGACACAAATGCCTTCAGACCCAAGCGCTGCATGGAAATTTAAAGTTGAAAGCCAAGGTGCTTCTAGCGCTGCTGAACTCGATCTTTTTGCAAGCGTTGAAGGACAATCACCAGCCGCAGGCTCGTGGCAAACTTATACCTTCCCACTACAGCAGTTGGCTGATGCAGGACTTGATGTATCAGCTATTGATGTCGTGATGATCTTCCCAGCATGGGGTGCCGGAAACGGTGCTATCTATCGTGTTGATAAGGTTGAGATTGCACAGGATACAAACTTACCTTCGTTGACCTTATTTGAAAATGCCATTAACGCTGAGTGGCCGCTTTGGGATTGTTGTGGTGGCTCGACACCGACTGAAGTCTCTGACGATGCGACGCATGGTATTGTTGCTGAATTCACGATTGGTGACACACCAACGGTAATGGGGTTTTCGTCTCGAACAGAAGTGGGCGGAGCTGGAAAGCCGTTTGATGCAACTGCAATTTTAGCAGGTGGCGTAGTACAGTTTGAGATGAAAGTCATGAGCTTACCGTCAACGCCTGATGCCCCTTGGCTACTTAAAATTGAGTCTGACAATGCCGCGAGTGCGGTTGAGCTACCACTATCTGAATCACAAGAAGGTGTAGCACCACAGGCCGGTGAATGGCAAACCTATACTTTCTCAATTGAAGCTTTGGCTCAGGCAGGACTTGACCCAAGTGCAATTGATGTGGTGATGATTTTCCCAGCCTGGGGCTCAGGTAGCGGTGCGGTTTATCGTGTTGATAACGCAAAAATCTTTCATCCTAACGGTGGTAAGGCGAGTGGCGGTCTAAGCTTATTTAAAGATCAAGCTGCTGAGCAGTGGTCAATTTGGGATTGTTGTGGTGGCTCTACACCCACAATAGAAGTAGACGAAGATGCAGCCCATGGTCAAGTTGCGCAATTTGTTATTGGTGCAACCCCAACCGTGATGGGGTTTTTAGCGGATGATGATGTCTATTATGATGCTTCCCATTTACTAGAAACTGGCGTAGTTAAGTTTGATATGAAGGTGACTTCAACACCAGCAAATATCGACGCTCAATGGCTATTTAAAATTGAGTCAAATGATGCCAGTGCAGCGGTAGAGCTTGCTCTTAACCAAAGCGCTGAAGGTAAAGCTCCAGAAGTTGGCAAATGGCAAACGTATACGTTTCCACTTCAAGCTTTGTACGATGCTGGACTCGATATTAGTGCCATTGATGTCTTGATTGTATTCCCCAGCTGGGGAATGGGCGAAGGCGCCGTTTACCGCATAGACAATGTTGAAATCGTCAGTCAATAA
- a CDS encoding TonB-dependent receptor: protein MNNKQFNKSKLAAQLSLAIAMNAGMVSIAQAEEQQTAEKVEVIEVKGIRGSLIRSMDLKRSASGVMDAISAEEMGKFPDTNLAESLQRITGVSVSRANGEGSQITVRGFGPDFNLVTLNGRQMPGTGNTRSYNLENLAAEGVSALEVYKTGRADVPSGGLGALVNIVTAKPLQRPGQHFSATAKAIVDTSNEAGDDVTPEVSAVYSNTFADETFGFGFSFSHQQRDFQKQQANIQGWQANVDLPDLDPSKIIDGRAEDAEGNKVGNYFFPKDMNYGIEDLERERTNGQVTFQYTPTNGFIATLDYTASLAVTGSNTVGWGIWNEFGGNINAYELDANGTAVYADIGGNDASFTANRNTTEVEARSLGLNLDWQINDNWHVELDYHDSKNETDNGADKGLGSDGQIILGSDQLLTKIYDYRQGEVPHANVLWKNGTNELMASEIDSNFSQFIHSPGEATVEQLQLDATWFNDSFDIGLVSVQFGAARTEQSTGGYEAWSGLRGGPGFNPSFKEIFPDSMFTRHETGDLLDQFAGGGSDLQPGYYYTYDFDEAIARQLAYLTEDVIGADYYSADAYFDGIDSQSRVDETTDSIYLQSKWEFEFSDYFVQINAGLRYEQTDVTSVVRQRVETQVNWDSPSEWIMQYAAGGDDNFLTQEGDYDILLPMIDVRFDITEDLIARASWGKTMSRAPLSNLAGGRSLSGSPKPGARTGSRGNTNLLPFESTNLDFSLEYYYNEGSYASLGYFKKEVDNFIQTTITQTTIEGLYDIYNGPRYKQAIADIEARGEQATSDAIFAQMLANGHGNAEGKIEPSSDDPLMVWNISQPQNTDSKSVDGFEVAVQHLFGETGFGLGVNATFVDGDVEFDSESLVQQAPLTGLSDSANFQAFYEKDGLSVKLTYAWRDAYLIGVGQAQGSADAPPQYAKSYGQWDVSVNYDIDEQFTVFFEGINLNNETEQGYGRYEEQFLFARQYGPRYSVGMRYTFE from the coding sequence ATGAATAACAAACAATTCAATAAAAGTAAGCTTGCCGCTCAGTTGTCGCTAGCAATAGCGATGAATGCGGGAATGGTCAGCATAGCTCAAGCAGAAGAGCAACAAACAGCCGAAAAAGTCGAAGTGATCGAAGTGAAAGGGATCCGCGGAAGTTTGATCCGTTCAATGGATTTAAAGCGCTCCGCATCGGGGGTTATGGATGCCATTTCTGCAGAGGAAATGGGGAAATTTCCAGATACCAATCTAGCCGAGTCTTTACAACGGATCACTGGTGTTTCGGTCAGCCGTGCCAACGGCGAAGGCAGCCAAATTACCGTACGTGGCTTTGGGCCTGATTTTAACTTGGTGACATTAAATGGTCGCCAAATGCCGGGCACAGGTAATACTCGTTCGTATAACTTGGAAAACCTAGCCGCAGAAGGCGTGAGTGCGCTTGAGGTATATAAAACCGGACGTGCTGATGTACCCAGTGGCGGTTTAGGGGCTTTAGTCAACATTGTCACGGCTAAACCTCTACAACGCCCAGGGCAGCACTTTAGTGCTACAGCAAAGGCGATTGTTGATACCTCTAACGAAGCGGGAGATGATGTTACACCTGAGGTTTCCGCGGTTTACAGTAATACCTTTGCCGATGAAACCTTTGGTTTTGGGTTTTCCTTCTCCCATCAGCAACGTGACTTTCAAAAGCAGCAAGCCAACATTCAAGGCTGGCAGGCCAATGTTGATCTACCTGATTTAGACCCGTCTAAAATCATTGATGGCCGTGCTGAAGATGCCGAGGGTAATAAAGTCGGAAATTACTTTTTTCCAAAAGACATGAACTACGGCATTGAAGATCTAGAGCGAGAAAGAACAAACGGTCAAGTTACCTTTCAATATACACCAACCAACGGTTTCATTGCTACCTTAGATTATACGGCAAGCCTTGCCGTAACTGGCTCTAATACGGTGGGGTGGGGTATTTGGAATGAGTTTGGCGGTAACATTAACGCCTATGAGTTAGATGCTAATGGCACCGCGGTTTATGCCGATATTGGCGGTAATGATGCGTCGTTCACTGCAAATAGAAATACGACGGAAGTTGAGGCGCGTTCACTTGGCTTAAATCTGGACTGGCAAATTAATGATAATTGGCATGTAGAGCTTGATTATCACGACTCAAAAAACGAAACCGATAATGGTGCAGATAAAGGCTTGGGTAGTGATGGTCAAATCATCTTAGGCTCAGATCAGTTGCTCACTAAGATTTATGATTATCGGCAGGGCGAAGTGCCGCATGCAAATGTGCTTTGGAAAAATGGCACGAACGAACTCATGGCAAGTGAAATTGATTCTAACTTTAGCCAATTTATCCATTCTCCCGGAGAGGCGACAGTCGAGCAGTTACAACTTGACGCCACTTGGTTTAACGACAGTTTTGATATTGGCCTAGTCAGTGTGCAGTTTGGTGCAGCTCGCACTGAACAGTCAACTGGGGGATATGAAGCGTGGAGTGGTCTACGAGGAGGACCGGGTTTTAACCCTTCGTTTAAAGAAATTTTCCCAGATAGCATGTTTACGCGCCATGAAACTGGCGATTTGCTAGATCAATTTGCAGGTGGTGGCAGTGACTTACAGCCTGGGTATTACTATACCTATGACTTTGATGAAGCTATTGCAAGGCAGCTTGCGTATCTTACAGAAGATGTGATCGGTGCCGACTACTACTCGGCGGACGCCTATTTTGATGGCATAGACAGCCAAAGTAGAGTTGATGAAACCACTGACAGCATCTACTTGCAATCCAAATGGGAGTTTGAATTTTCTGACTACTTTGTGCAGATCAACGCAGGCCTGCGCTATGAACAAACGGATGTGACAAGTGTGGTACGTCAGCGTGTGGAAACGCAAGTGAATTGGGACAGTCCATCTGAATGGATTATGCAATACGCTGCGGGGGGGGATGACAATTTCTTAACGCAGGAAGGGGATTACGACATTCTATTGCCGATGATCGATGTGCGTTTTGATATCACCGAAGATTTAATTGCACGAGCGTCTTGGGGCAAAACAATGTCGCGTGCGCCGCTTAGTAATCTTGCGGGTGGCAGAAGTTTGTCAGGCAGCCCAAAACCGGGAGCGAGAACTGGCTCTCGAGGCAATACTAATCTATTACCGTTTGAGTCGACAAACCTAGATTTTTCACTTGAATATTATTACAACGAAGGAAGTTACGCATCGCTTGGCTACTTTAAAAAAGAGGTCGATAACTTTATTCAAACCACAATCACGCAAACCACCATTGAAGGTCTTTACGATATTTATAATGGTCCAAGGTATAAACAAGCGATTGCAGACATTGAAGCCCGTGGAGAGCAGGCGACTAGTGATGCCATTTTTGCGCAAATGCTCGCCAATGGTCACGGTAATGCCGAGGGCAAAATTGAACCAAGCAGTGACGATCCTTTGATGGTATGGAACATCAGCCAGCCACAAAATACCGATAGCAAATCGGTTGATGGTTTTGAAGTGGCGGTACAGCACTTATTTGGTGAAACGGGATTCGGCCTTGGTGTAAACGCAACTTTTGTTGATGGCGATGTTGAGTTTGATAGTGAAAGCCTAGTGCAGCAAGCACCGCTGACGGGCTTGAGTGACTCGGCTAACTTCCAAGCATTTTACGAAAAAGACGGGTTATCGGTGAAGTTAACCTACGCATGGCGTGACGCTTATCTAATCGGGGTAGGTCAAGCGCAAGGCTCGGCAGATGCACCACCGCAATATGCCAAGTCTTACGGTCAATGGGACGTTAGTGTGAATTACGATATTGATGAGCAGTTTACGGTGTTCTTTGAAGGTATTAACTTAAACAATGAAACCGAGCAAGGATATGGTCGGTATGAAGAGCAATTCTTATTTGCTCGTCAATACGGCCCGAGATACTCGGTTGGTATGAGGTATACCTTTGAGTGA
- a CDS encoding sugar MFS transporter, giving the protein MSVPSQSQVSAAIATGHTGQYRFALGALTSLFFMWGFITCLNDILIPYLKGAFELNYTQAMLIQFCFFSAYFVVSVPAGKLVGKIGYQKGIVTGLLTAGVGCVLFYPAAESGIYGVFLFALFVLAAGITVLQVAANPFVSVLGSPETAPARLTMTQAFNSLGTTVAPFFGAMLIFSEGSTVEVGNASATQLPYLMLAAMLASLALVFAFIKLPQLSSTTEEVTTGEIKAWQHRHLVLGAIGIFVYVGAEVAIGSTLVSFLHQPDIGNMTEAQAAKLIAYYWGGAMVGRFIGALVMQKISGRTVLAFNAACAFALVLIAVFSSGQLALWSILAVGLCNSVMFPTIFSLSLNGLGKQTAQGSGILCLAIVGGAVIPLFQGMLADGINLQLSFLLPALCYIYIAYFGLKGATPQRFKSN; this is encoded by the coding sequence GTGAGCGTACCGTCTCAATCACAGGTTTCAGCAGCAATCGCTACGGGCCATACTGGCCAGTACCGATTTGCTTTGGGGGCCCTCACCTCACTATTTTTTATGTGGGGTTTCATCACATGTTTGAATGATATTTTAATTCCGTACCTCAAAGGCGCGTTTGAGCTTAATTACACTCAAGCGATGCTGATCCAATTTTGCTTTTTTAGCGCCTATTTTGTTGTTTCGGTGCCAGCTGGCAAATTGGTTGGAAAAATCGGCTATCAAAAAGGCATTGTAACTGGATTACTTACCGCAGGCGTTGGTTGTGTGCTTTTTTACCCAGCGGCTGAAAGTGGTATCTATGGCGTGTTTTTATTCGCGCTATTTGTACTAGCGGCAGGGATCACAGTGCTACAAGTTGCAGCCAACCCTTTTGTTAGTGTACTAGGCTCCCCTGAAACCGCCCCTGCACGACTCACCATGACCCAAGCCTTTAACTCCCTCGGTACGACTGTCGCCCCATTTTTTGGCGCTATGCTCATCTTCAGTGAGGGAAGCACAGTTGAGGTGGGCAATGCCAGCGCAACCCAGTTGCCTTACTTGATGTTGGCAGCCATGCTCGCGTCATTGGCTTTGGTCTTTGCCTTTATTAAACTTCCCCAGCTAAGTAGTACTACTGAAGAAGTCACCACAGGTGAAATCAAGGCATGGCAGCATAGACATTTGGTGCTTGGTGCAATCGGTATTTTCGTTTATGTTGGGGCTGAAGTAGCGATTGGATCAACACTCGTTAGCTTCTTACATCAACCGGACATTGGCAACATGACCGAAGCCCAAGCCGCAAAGCTCATCGCATATTATTGGGGTGGAGCTATGGTCGGACGCTTTATTGGCGCGTTAGTCATGCAGAAAATATCGGGTCGAACCGTGCTTGCCTTTAATGCAGCCTGTGCATTTGCATTAGTCCTTATCGCAGTATTTAGCAGCGGTCAGCTCGCCCTTTGGAGCATTTTGGCGGTCGGGCTTTGTAACTCCGTGATGTTCCCGACTATCTTTAGCTTATCGTTGAATGGGCTTGGAAAACAAACGGCACAAGGCTCTGGTATTCTCTGTCTTGCTATTGTCGGCGGTGCAGTAATCCCGCTATTTCAAGGGATGCTAGCAGACGGAATCAATCTGCAGCTGTCATTCTTACTGCCTGCTTTATGCTATATCTACATCGCCTACTTTGGATTAAAAGGCGCAACTCCCCAGCGTTTCAAGAGTAATTAA